A window from Lytechinus pictus isolate F3 Inbred chromosome 9, Lp3.0, whole genome shotgun sequence encodes these proteins:
- the LOC135155412 gene encoding uncharacterized protein LOC135155412 codes for MAEALKTVISQSTECPVCLSTFTDPKILSCSHTFCKTCLDNLLECHGKSQIRCPVCRAVTQVPNQDVGKLQVNIALKSLIDDMKGQPQICTNCQSNDKPHADVYCQDCGRYLCTSCLNKHSQWEGFIGHDVIAMSEISSGKVSVRRYRKCRKHPKEDEGCFCSSCRRFTCSRCVVMEHTGEGHKVIKGAAYEDKHMKGIKELKSKVNKKRSCFQKYIDFMDEEMKSVDNPGKPCTSDINEAYDVAVRQLSEKRESLRREVKETTEGVEKELESMKTTAKKHINQLTTIADMVTNRTKIPLDMDTLAVHDTLCEELREVLDHDDPEYEQPRKTSKKGRRVFKRNIGNNELGLGKIVNVVGKDELVLGKIIHVLKIMIVSFCIAHIALRYNIAVGLRNIFNVNRVEKNIFLLTYHAYNIANVKNVALPAKSSMYAMVSTPDGRMAVGYYTGGISIFSADGKLQQTVLKDVNILGVGFLSDCRCVVIDNKKKIRLFTPEYTKLNVMFKTLSQVGIPRLTVDGDDQIYVSYWNAMKILEFSSAGGQAIRKIPCNGYVPLQITSYHGSLITRSVDTIRLIDKQGAVQHELNKPGGDLYAAVSQWDTILIAKVEEDEGLVSIDEYTYELRHIRNLVTDYKIEKSGIYWCFLQQYRSGEIAFCTRDNLYIFR; via the coding sequence ATGGCTGAAGCATTAAAGACTGTCATCTCCCAGAGTACAGAGTGTCCAGTGTGTCTTTCTACATTCACCGATCCCAAGATCCTGTCTTGTTCTCACACTTTCTGCAAGACTTGCCTGGACAACCTATTAGAGTGTCACGGTAAATCCCAGATCCGATGCCCTGTCTGCAGAGCTGTCACACAGGTCCCAAACCAAGATGTCGGCAAACTACAGGtaaatattgctttgaaaaGTCTGATAGATGACATGAAGGGCCAACCTCAGATTTGCACAAATTGTCAATCCAATGACAAGCCCCATGCTGATGTCTACTGCCAAGACTGTGGCAGGTATCTCTGCACATCTTGTCTTAATAAGCACTCTCAGTGGGAAGGCTTCATCGGCCATGACGTCATTGCCATGAGTGAGATCTCATCAGGCAAGGTGTCTGTACGTAGATACCGCAAATGTAGGAAACATCCGAAAGAAGATGAGGGTTGCTTCTGTTCCAGCTGCAGGAGATTCACATGCTCCAGGTGTGTTGTTATGGAACATACGGGAGAAGGACACAAGGTCATCAAGGGAGCAGCTTATGAGGACAAACACATGAAGGGTATCAAAGAACTTAAATCAAAGGTGAACAAGAAACGATCATGTTTTCAGAAGTACATTGATTTTATGGATGAAGAGATGAAGAGTGTTGACAATCCTGGAAAACCATGCACAAGTGACATCAACGAAGCATATGATGTTGCAGTCCGGCAGTTGTCAGAGAAGAGAGAAAGCCTACGAAGAGAAGTCAAGGAAACGACTGAAGGAGTAGAGAAAGAACTGGAAAGCATGAAGACCACGGCTAAGAAGCACATCAATCAGTTGACGACCATTGCTGACATGGTAACCAACAGAACGAAGATACCGTTAGATATGGATACTCTGGCTGTACACGACACTCTGTGTGAAGAGTTACGAGAGGTGTTGGATCACGATGATCCTGAATACGAGCAGCCGAGAAAAACAAGCAAGAAGGGGAGAAGGGTATTTAAGAGAAACATTGGAAATAATGAGCTAGGCCTTGGCAAGATTGTTAATGTAGTTGGAAAAGATGAGCTAGTCCTTGGTAAGATTATTCAcgtattgaaaataatgatagttaGTTTTTGTATAGCTCATATCGCTCTACGGTATAATATTGCAGTTGGCCTTCGTAATATTTTTAACGTAAACCGAGTTGAAAAGAACATCTTTTTGCttacttatcatgcttataatATTGCTAATGTAAAGAACGTTGCTTTGCCAGCTAAAAGTAGCATGTATGCCATGGTTAGTACACCAGACGGTAGGATGGCGGTAGGATATTATACAGGTGGCATCTCCATCTTCTCTGCTGATGGTAAGCTTCAGCAGACAGTTCTGAAGGATGTTAACATTTTGGGGGTAGGGTTCCTTTCTGATTGTCGATGTGTTGtgattgataataaaaaaaaaatcagattgttCACACCGGAGTACACGAAATTGAATGTAATGTTTAAGACTCTAAGTCAAGTTGGGATTCCTCGGCTCactgttgatggtgatgatcagaTCTATGTGAGCTACTGGAATGCCATGAAGATCTTGGAATTTTCATCAGCAGGTGGGCAAGCAATCAGGAAGATACCATGCAACGGGTATGTACCACTTCAAATCACTAGTTACCATGGTTCTCTGATCACTAGATCAGTTGATACTATCAGATTGATAGACAAACAGGGTGCTGTGCAACATGAATTAAATAAACCTGGTGGCGACCTTTATGCTGCTGTATCTCAATGGGATACAATCCTGATAGCCAAGGTGGAGGAGGATGAAGGTTTGGTGAGCATTGACGAGTATACATATGAATTAAGGCACATCCGAAACCTTGTTACTGATTACAAGATTGAGAAGTCGGGGATATATTGGTGTTTCCTCCAGCAGTACCGATCAGGGGAGATCGCCTTCTGCACTCGGGATAACCTCTATATATTCCGCTGA
- the LOC129267557 gene encoding uncharacterized protein LOC129267557, with translation MAEALKTVISQSTECPVCLSTFTDPKILSCSHTFCKTCLDNLLECHGNSQIRCPVCRAVTQVPNQDVGKLQVNIALKSLIDDMKGQPKICTNCQSNDKPHADVYCQDCGRYLCTSCLNKHSQWEGFIGHDVIAMSEISSGKVYVRRYRKCRKHPKEDEGCFCSSCRRFTCSRCVVMEHTGEGHKVIKGTAYEDKHMKGIKELKSKVNKKRSCFQKYIDFMDEEMKSVDNTEKQCTSDINEAYDDAVRQLSEKRESLLREDKETTKGVEKELKSMKTTAQKHINQLTIIADMVTKRTKIPLDMDTLAVHDTLCEDVREVLDKDDPDYEQPRKSSKKGRSVFKKNIGKNELGLGKIVNVVGKDELSLGKIIHVMIITIVSFYIAQIALQHNIVVGLGKTFNVDLVEKYVVLPTYNIDDVKHVASTAKNSMNAMVSTQDGRMAVGHSTGGISNFSSDGKLQQTVLKDVGIVGVGFLSDGRCVVMDASNIITLYTPEYTQLNVMFKTLSREEGGIPNLTVDADDQIYVSYTKAMKILVFSTAGGQAVREIPCNGYVPYQITSYHGSLIISSGHVIRLIDKQGAVQHWLPKPGSLLHAAVSQWNTILIAKVKHDEDLVSIDEYTYELRHIRNHVNDYKFEKIGLYWYYLQQYRSGEIAFCTRYRLYIFY, from the coding sequence ATGGCTGAAGCATTAAAGACTGTCATCTCCCAAAGTACAGAGTGTCCAGTGTGCCTTTCTACATTCACCGATCCCAAGATCCTGTCTTGTTCTCACACTTTCTGCAAGACTTGCCTGGACAACCTATTAGAGTGTCACGGTAACTCCCAGATCCGATGCCCTGTCTGCAGAGCTGTCACGCAGGTCCCAAACCAAGATGTCGGCAAACTACAGGtaaatattgctttgaaaaGTCTGATAGATGACATGAAGGGCCAACCTAAGATTTGCACAAATTGTCAATCCAATGACAAGCCCCATGCTGATGTCTACTGCCAAGACTGTGGCAGGTATCTCTGCACATCTTGTCTTAATAAGCACTCTCAGTGGGAAGGCTTCATCGGCCATGACGTCATTGCCATGAGTGAGATCTCATCAGGCAAGGTGTATGTACGTAGATACCGCAAATGTAGGAAACATCCGAAAGAAGATGAGGGTTGCTTCTGTTCCAGCTGCAGGAGATTCACATGCTCAAGGTGTGTTGTTATGGAACATACGGGAGAAGGACACAAGGTCATCAAGGGAACAGCTTATGAGGACAAACACATGAAGGGTATCAAAGAACTTAAATCAAAGGTGAACAAGAAACGATCATGTTTTCAGAAGTACATTGATTTTATGGATGAAGAGATGAAGAGTGTTGACAATACTGAAAAACAGTGCACAAGTGACATCAACGAAGCATATGATGATGCAGTCCGGCAGTTGTCAGAGAAGAGAGAAAGCCTACTAAGAGAAGACAAGGAAACGACTAAAGGAGTAGAGAAAGAACTGAAAAGTATGAAGACCACGGCCCAGAAGCACATCAATCAGTTGACGATCATTGCTGACATGGTAACGAAAAGAACGAAGATACCGTTAGATATGGATACTCTGGCTGTACACGACACTCTGTGTGAAGATGTACGAGAGGTGTTGGATAAAGATGATCCTGACTATGAGCAGCCGAGAAAATCAAGCAAGAAGGGGAGAAGTGTATTTAAGAAAAACATTGGAAAGAATGAGCTAGGCCTTGGCAAGATTGTTAATGTAGTTGGAAAAGATGAGCTAAGTCTTGGTAAGATTAttcatgtaatgataataacaatagttAGCTTTTATATAGCTCAAATCGCTCTACAGCATAATATTGTAGTTGGCCTTGGTAAGACTTTTAATGTAGACCTAGTTGAAAAGTACGTCGTTTTGCCTACttataatattgatgatgtAAAGCACGTTGCTTCGACAGCTAAGAATAGCATGAATGCCATGGTTAGTACACAAGACGGTAGGATGGCAGTAGGACATAGTACAGGTGGCATCTCCAACTTCTCTTCTGATGGTAAGCTTCAGCAGACAGTTCTGAAGGATGTTGGAATTGTTGGTGTAGGGTTCCTCTCTGATGGTCGATGTGTTGTGATGGATGCATCAAACATCATCACACTGTACACACCAGAGTACACACAATTGAATGTGATGTTTAAGACTCTAAGTCGAGAGGAAGGTGGGATTCCTAATCTCACTGTTGATGCTGATGATCAGATCTATGTGAGCTACACGAAAGCCATGAAGATCTTGGTATTTTCAACAGCAGGTGGGCAAGCAGTCAGGGAGATACCATGCAACGGGTATGTACCATATCAAATCACTAGTTACCATGGATCTCTGATCATTTCATCAGGGCATGTTATTAGATTGATAGACAAACAGGGTGCTGTACAACATTGGTTACCGAAACCGGGTAGTCTCCTTCACGCTGCTGTATCTCAGTGGAATACAATCCTGATAGCCAAGGTGAAGCATGATGAAGACTTGGTGAGCATTGACGAGTATACATATGAACTAAGGCATATCCGAAACCATGTTAATGATTATAAGTTTGAGAAGATTGGCTTGTATTGGTATTATCTCCAGCAGTACCGATCAGGAGAGATCGCTTTCTGCACCAGGTATAGACTCTATATATTTTACTGA